In Streptomyces hawaiiensis, one genomic interval encodes:
- a CDS encoding LysR family transcriptional regulator codes for MDVELRQLRCLVAIVDEGSFTDAAIALGVSQAAVSRTLASLERALGVRLLRRTSREVSPTGTGLRVVGHARRVLGEVDDLVREATSGHAYLRVGYAWSAVGRHTLAFQRRWAELRPETELQLVRVNSSTAGLAEGACDLAVVRRQLDDRRFDSAIVGLERRLCAVASDDPFARRRSVRLADFGGRTLLIDRRTGTTMTELWPPDSRPATKETNDVDDWLTAISVGRYVGMTAESTAHQYPRPGIVYRPVRDAEPIAVRLAWWRDDPHPATQAAIELLTTLYRAG; via the coding sequence ATGGATGTGGAGCTACGGCAGTTGCGCTGTCTCGTCGCGATCGTCGACGAGGGCAGCTTCACCGACGCCGCCATCGCGCTAGGAGTCTCCCAGGCCGCCGTGTCCCGCACGCTGGCCTCCCTCGAACGCGCCCTCGGTGTACGGCTGCTGCGGCGGACCTCCCGTGAGGTGAGTCCCACGGGGACAGGGCTGCGCGTGGTGGGGCATGCCCGGCGTGTGCTCGGAGAGGTGGACGATTTGGTTCGGGAGGCCACCTCAGGTCATGCCTACCTTCGGGTCGGTTACGCCTGGTCTGCTGTCGGCCGCCATACGCTGGCTTTTCAGCGCCGCTGGGCCGAGCTGCGCCCCGAGACGGAACTGCAGCTCGTCCGCGTCAACTCCTCCACAGCCGGGCTGGCGGAGGGGGCCTGCGACCTGGCCGTGGTACGCAGGCAACTGGACGACCGCCGCTTCGACTCCGCCATCGTGGGGTTGGAAAGGCGATTGTGCGCCGTGGCGTCCGACGATCCCTTCGCCCGGCGCCGCTCCGTGAGACTCGCCGACTTCGGCGGGCGAACGCTGCTGATCGACCGGAGGACGGGCACCACCATGACGGAGCTGTGGCCGCCGGACTCCCGTCCGGCGACCAAGGAGACGAACGACGTCGACGACTGGCTGACCGCGATCTCCGTCGGACGCTATGTGGGTATGACGGCCGAGTCGACCGCGCACCAGTACCCGCGTCCCGGCATCGTCTACCGGCCGGTGCGCGACGCCGAGCCGATCGCGGTGCGGCTCGCCTGGTGGCGGGACGACCCGCATCCCGCTACCCAGGCCGCGATCGAGCTGCTCACGACGCTCTACCGGGCGGGATGA
- a CDS encoding pyridoxal-dependent decarboxylase has product MLVAERRELFRGVEEADSLTVDPHKWLGFAPFDACALLYRDPRAARSAHAQDAEYLEVLDGTPGWNPRTTPFISPAVPADCLCGSRWPRTVPLHTAKPSRVVLPWPGDRGRDRREASSGPGARPRTLGGRLPARGLDRR; this is encoded by the coding sequence ATGCTGGTCGCGGAACGCCGGGAGCTGTTCCGGGGCGTGGAGGAGGCGGACTCCCTGACCGTCGACCCGCACAAATGGCTGGGGTTCGCGCCCTTCGACGCGTGCGCCCTGCTGTACCGCGACCCCCGAGCGGCTCGGTCGGCCCACGCCCAGGACGCGGAGTACCTCGAGGTCCTCGATGGCACTCCGGGCTGGAACCCGCGGACTACGCCGTTCATCTCACCCGCCGTGCCCGCGGACTGCCTATGTGGTTCTCGCTGGCCACGCACGGTGCCACTGCATACCGCGAAGCCATCTCGCGTTGTCTTGCCCTGGCCGGGAGATCGCGGCCGAGATCGCCGTGAGGCCTCATCTGGCCCTGGTGCGCGACCCCGAACTCTCGGTGGTCGTCTTCCGGCGCGAGGGCTGGACCGCCGCTGA
- a CDS encoding SpoIIE family protein phosphatase gives MAILTTRPGPLTAVEKSRLEVAARSVADRLGPGTGDQHAAPPPLWEARETVRVGAWDWNIHTGDIVWDDEMPLVLGISPDFFDGRIETWRRLIHPQDLPTVVTQAEQALRQGGEYMVRHRVRRPDGSVGWVEARGRIIEGDDGRPARMVGRLWETTEARAAWDSVGRALQHMSDGFLAVDSSGRIMYVNERAQELLGPSGDLSGRALWELPAVGVPGLEARCRRAAVDNIATGLDVRSPTSRRWYHLRIIPVPDGWTVYLSDVTEKREKRARHAAEERAAAERTARIGGLTRALAEALTVQDVVSAVAERVLPLFGATGLIVQAFGPGGVQTVESVGYPRSYVDRLRDQPENSPLNQALRDGVPKFIDSPQELQAHFPGLGAFAALGGKRAWAFLPLLVSGRVVGGCVISFNRPRRLKDAERGLLIALSGLLAQTLERARLYDAEHHRAQELQRGLLPRALPLLPAVTAAACYHPASEGALGGDWYDVIPLSGDRVALVIGDVMAHGLSEAATMGRLRTAVHAFAGLEVPPDEVLSHLNDLVSDLGEDFYATCLYALYDPATGTCVTSCAGHPPPAVVDPDGTVRLLDLAADPPLGAAIPPFETTELVLPEGSLLVLYTDGFVESAHRDIDAGIAELTAALAIPSDTTRPASEPAGQRTWSDGQEQTNEVERLDQLCASLTSAMLPELEHTDDDAAVLVARVHALPAETMATWTLPEDPVAAGQARAHIRSQLAEWQLDDLVMTTELLASEMVGNVVRHAKGPLRLRLVRSRALICEVYDGSLTTPRIRRARDTDEGGRGLQLIAALSQRWGVRYMFDGKCIWTEQPLPDAPPTHTAGLAKG, from the coding sequence ATGGCCATCCTGACCACCCGGCCAGGGCCGCTCACCGCCGTGGAGAAGAGCCGCCTCGAAGTGGCGGCCCGGTCGGTCGCAGACCGGCTGGGGCCCGGCACGGGAGACCAGCACGCCGCACCACCACCCCTCTGGGAGGCACGGGAAACCGTCCGTGTCGGGGCATGGGACTGGAACATACACACCGGCGACATCGTCTGGGACGACGAGATGCCCCTCGTGCTCGGCATCTCGCCGGACTTCTTCGACGGGCGGATCGAGACTTGGCGCAGGCTGATCCATCCCCAGGACTTGCCGACCGTGGTGACCCAGGCGGAGCAGGCCCTGCGTCAAGGCGGAGAGTACATGGTCAGGCACCGAGTGCGACGTCCCGACGGCAGCGTGGGGTGGGTAGAGGCCAGGGGCCGGATCATCGAGGGAGACGATGGCAGGCCGGCCCGTATGGTGGGCCGCCTGTGGGAGACCACCGAAGCGCGGGCTGCATGGGACTCGGTCGGCCGCGCGCTGCAGCACATGAGCGACGGCTTCCTCGCAGTCGACTCGTCCGGGCGGATCATGTATGTCAACGAACGGGCGCAGGAACTTCTCGGCCCCTCGGGCGACCTCAGTGGCCGAGCGTTGTGGGAGCTGCCGGCGGTCGGAGTGCCCGGTCTCGAGGCGCGGTGTCGCAGGGCTGCGGTAGACAACATCGCCACAGGTCTCGATGTGCGGTCGCCGACCAGCCGGCGCTGGTACCACCTGCGGATCATCCCCGTGCCCGACGGTTGGACGGTCTATCTGAGCGACGTCACGGAGAAGCGGGAGAAGCGGGCCAGGCATGCCGCCGAGGAGCGCGCGGCCGCCGAGCGCACCGCACGCATCGGGGGGCTGACCAGGGCGCTGGCCGAGGCGCTCACCGTGCAGGACGTGGTCAGTGCCGTCGCAGAGCGGGTGCTGCCGCTCTTCGGAGCCACCGGGCTGATCGTGCAGGCCTTCGGCCCCGGCGGGGTCCAGACTGTCGAATCGGTCGGTTACCCCCGCTCGTACGTCGACCGGCTTCGCGACCAGCCTGAGAACAGCCCTCTCAACCAGGCGCTCCGCGACGGTGTGCCGAAATTCATCGACTCACCGCAGGAGCTTCAGGCCCACTTTCCCGGGCTGGGCGCCTTCGCGGCCTTGGGGGGAAAGCGCGCATGGGCCTTTCTTCCGCTTCTGGTCTCCGGGCGCGTCGTGGGCGGTTGCGTCATCTCCTTCAACCGACCGCGCCGCCTCAAGGATGCTGAGCGTGGGCTGCTGATCGCGCTGAGCGGACTGCTGGCTCAGACCCTTGAGCGGGCCCGGCTGTACGACGCCGAGCACCATCGCGCACAGGAATTGCAGCGTGGACTGCTTCCGCGCGCATTGCCGTTGCTGCCCGCGGTCACCGCCGCCGCTTGCTACCATCCCGCCAGCGAGGGCGCGCTCGGCGGCGACTGGTACGACGTCATCCCTCTGTCCGGCGATCGCGTCGCGCTGGTCATCGGCGACGTCATGGCCCACGGTCTGTCGGAGGCAGCCACCATGGGCCGACTGCGCACCGCGGTGCACGCCTTCGCCGGTCTCGAAGTGCCTCCCGACGAGGTGCTGTCGCACCTCAACGACCTGGTCAGCGATCTGGGCGAAGACTTCTACGCCACCTGCCTGTACGCCTTGTATGACCCCGCAACCGGAACCTGTGTCACCTCCTGCGCCGGGCACCCCCCGCCGGCCGTGGTGGACCCCGACGGCACGGTCCGTCTCCTCGACCTGGCAGCCGATCCGCCGCTGGGAGCGGCCATACCCCCGTTCGAGACCACCGAACTGGTGCTGCCCGAGGGCAGCCTCCTGGTGCTCTACACAGACGGGTTCGTAGAGTCCGCTCATCGCGACATCGACGCCGGCATCGCGGAGCTGACTGCCGCCCTCGCCATCCCATCGGACACCACGAGGCCTGCGTCAGAGCCGGCCGGGCAGCGCACGTGGTCGGACGGGCAGGAGCAGACGAACGAGGTCGAGCGTCTGGACCAGCTGTGTGCCTCGCTCACTTCCGCCATGCTCCCCGAACTCGAGCACACAGATGACGACGCGGCCGTGCTCGTCGCCCGTGTCCATGCGCTGCCCGCTGAGACCATGGCCACCTGGACGCTTCCAGAGGATCCGGTCGCGGCCGGCCAGGCCCGCGCGCACATCCGCAGCCAACTGGCTGAATGGCAGCTGGACGACTTGGTGATGACGACGGAGTTGCTCGCCAGCGAGATGGTGGGCAACGTCGTGCGCCATGCCAAGGGCCCGCTGCGACTACGGCTCGTCCGCAGCCGGGCCCTCATCTGCGAGGTCTATGACGGTAGCCTCACCACCCCCCGCATCCGCCGTGCCCGGGACACCGACGAAGGTGGACGCGGACTCCAGTTGATCGCCGCGCTCAGCCAACGCTGGGGCGTCCGCTACATGTTCGACGGCAAGTGCATCTGGACCGAGCAGCCGCTGCCTGACGCTCCGCCCACGCACACGGCAGGCCTTGCCAAGGGCTGA
- a CDS encoding alpha/beta hydrolase, which yields MICPSGSAGPGLAPGGRAIAEKATAAPRWPPCPLRASGQSTRQAPNCGAAPELNALNTTLGCEGWPVGGHSSPARSLSGSSTPVRLVQSRYDNATPTALGEVRGPAVGHGP from the coding sequence GTGATCTGCCCAAGCGGCTCGGCTGGGCCGGGCCTCGCGCCGGGTGGTCGGGCCATCGCCGAGAAGGCAACCGCAGCGCCGCGGTGGCCTCCCTGTCCGCTCCGCGCGAGCGGGCAGTCCACGCGACAAGCCCCGAACTGCGGGGCCGCGCCGGAACTCAACGCCCTGAACACCACCCTCGGCTGCGAGGGCTGGCCGGTCGGGGGGCACTCCAGTCCGGCCCGGTCCCTCAGCGGCTCTTCCACCCCGGTACGGCTGGTGCAGAGCCGCTACGACAACGCCACCCCCACCGCCCTGGGCGAGGTCCGTGGCCCGGCAGTTGGGCACGGGCCGTGA
- a CDS encoding ABC transporter permease, with amino-acid sequence MMELRSTLTGRIVLTAVATVILLFLALPIVVILVTSFSSNAFGSFPPDSWTLTWYKALFADGSKWPAAMSMSALIACLSTVFSLIIGVTAATALTRSELPLRSAVYALVLGPLLIPQIVTALGLFLLFEPASMLGSPLAIALGHTVLASPIAVLILVATLRGIDERLEDAAASMGAGRMTIARRITFPLAAPGMIAAAVFSFITSFDEFYISQFLSSINTVTLPVQVYNSLTFDIDPSVTAVSAILIAFAILALALVAVVRWLGSGRQNALLSVETTAGIAPTGGEAA; translated from the coding sequence ATGATGGAGCTGCGCAGCACACTCACCGGACGGATCGTCCTGACCGCGGTCGCCACCGTGATCCTGCTGTTTTTGGCGCTGCCGATCGTCGTCATTCTCGTCACCTCCTTCAGCAGCAACGCCTTCGGCTCCTTCCCGCCGGACTCCTGGACGCTGACCTGGTACAAGGCGCTGTTCGCCGATGGCAGCAAGTGGCCGGCCGCAATGTCGATGAGCGCGCTCATCGCCTGCCTCAGCACCGTGTTCTCGCTGATCATCGGCGTGACCGCGGCGACCGCGCTGACCCGCAGCGAACTGCCGCTGCGCTCCGCGGTCTACGCCCTGGTCCTCGGACCGCTGCTCATCCCGCAGATCGTCACCGCCCTGGGCCTGTTCCTGCTCTTCGAGCCCGCCTCCATGCTGGGCAGCCCGCTCGCCATCGCCCTCGGCCACACCGTGCTGGCCTCACCGATCGCGGTACTGATCCTGGTGGCGACCCTGCGCGGGATCGACGAGCGACTGGAGGACGCCGCGGCCAGCATGGGCGCCGGGCGCATGACGATCGCCCGGCGGATCACCTTCCCCCTCGCCGCCCCCGGCATGATCGCGGCAGCGGTCTTCTCCTTCATCACCAGCTTCGACGAGTTCTACATCTCCCAGTTCCTGTCCTCGATCAACACCGTCACCCTGCCGGTGCAGGTCTACAACTCCCTGACCTTCGACATCGATCCCAGCGTGACCGCGGTCAGCGCGATTCTCATCGCCTTCGCGATCCTCGCCCTCGCCCTGGTGGCCGTGGTGCGCTGGCTCGGCTCCGGACGGCAGAACGCCCTGCTGTCGGTGGAGACCACTGCGGGTATCGCCCCCACCGGAGGTGAGGCCGCTTGA
- a CDS encoding ABC transporter permease, with protein sequence MAALTATAPARPRKCLASRRTRVGLLYALPVVVFLLVLFVYPIFSTLFLSLKNTDGSLTLHWYAEALTGVNLSVLFTTVRISAETALFSLVFGFVLANAISRLKPLWAGVAMLIVVVPHFISALVRTYGWIILLGDKGLVNETMAHLWVPGAPFQLLYNEIGVVIGTTSVMLPYTVLLLYGVMRGVDRRLLAAAASMGAGRVTIFRRVYLPLVAPGLASAGLLSFILSLGYYITPALMGGPQQTMIATLINQQVMKQNQWNGAAAEGVVLLLMTFAGLLLVKLVTSLGASAKKRSTS encoded by the coding sequence ATGGCCGCCCTCACCGCCACCGCCCCCGCCCGTCCGCGCAAGTGCCTGGCCTCCCGCAGGACCCGGGTCGGCCTCCTCTACGCCCTGCCGGTCGTCGTCTTTCTGCTGGTGCTGTTCGTCTACCCCATCTTCAGCACGTTGTTTCTCAGCCTGAAGAACACCGACGGCTCGCTCACCCTGCACTGGTACGCCGAGGCGCTGACGGGCGTCAACCTCTCGGTCCTGTTCACCACGGTGCGGATCTCCGCGGAGACGGCGCTGTTCAGTCTCGTCTTCGGGTTCGTCCTGGCGAACGCGATCTCCCGGCTCAAGCCCCTGTGGGCCGGTGTGGCCATGCTGATCGTGGTCGTCCCGCACTTCATCAGCGCCCTGGTCCGCACGTACGGCTGGATCATCCTGCTCGGCGACAAGGGCCTGGTGAACGAGACCATGGCCCATCTGTGGGTTCCCGGGGCGCCGTTCCAGTTGCTCTACAACGAGATCGGCGTGGTCATCGGCACCACCTCGGTGATGCTGCCCTACACCGTGCTGTTGCTGTACGGCGTGATGCGCGGCGTGGACCGCCGCCTGCTTGCCGCCGCGGCCAGCATGGGCGCCGGGCGCGTGACCATCTTCCGCCGGGTCTACCTGCCGCTGGTCGCCCCTGGCCTGGCCAGCGCGGGCCTGCTCAGCTTCATCCTCTCGCTGGGCTACTACATCACCCCGGCCCTGATGGGCGGCCCGCAGCAGACGATGATCGCCACCCTGATCAACCAGCAGGTGATGAAGCAGAACCAGTGGAACGGGGCGGCCGCCGAGGGCGTCGTCCTGCTGCTGATGACCTTCGCCGGACTGCTGCTGGTCAAGCTCGTCACGTCCCTCGGTGCCAGCGCCAAAAAGAGGAGCACGTCATGA
- a CDS encoding ABC transporter ATP-binding protein: MAEFGVAAPSVEVAGGKPATTTGKALSVVALRKTYGDVVAVDEASMEIAAGEFVTFLGASGSGKTTTLMMIAGFCEPDSGTITVGGRDVTRFAPQKRNLGFVFQQYLLFPHMTVHENVAFPLTLRGVPKDEIRRRVWETLEIAGLSGFGNRKPRELSGGQQQRVALCRALVYRPPVILMDEPLGALDKKLRDQLQVEIKTIQQELGLTVIYVTHDQEEALVMSDRIAVMRNGLIEQFDTPRELFERPRTPFVADFLGAANFLPGHVLQNTDEHTVVRLDQSGGLLKARRHDLASGTQVKVAVQPGRLRACALDEGFCAGTVETAAYVGTLVRAGVRVDGGDAPLLRLEVPAGRGPVTGERIGITADPEDVNLFPTEQGG, encoded by the coding sequence GTGGCTGAATTCGGTGTGGCAGCACCGTCCGTCGAGGTGGCCGGCGGCAAGCCGGCCACCACGACCGGCAAAGCGCTGTCGGTAGTCGCCCTGCGCAAGACGTACGGGGACGTCGTCGCCGTCGACGAGGCGTCCATGGAGATCGCCGCCGGGGAGTTCGTCACCTTCCTCGGCGCCTCGGGGTCGGGCAAGACCACGACCCTGATGATGATCGCCGGGTTCTGCGAACCCGACTCCGGCACCATCACCGTCGGCGGCCGCGACGTCACGCGGTTCGCCCCGCAGAAACGCAACCTCGGTTTCGTCTTCCAGCAGTACCTGCTTTTCCCGCACATGACCGTCCATGAGAATGTCGCCTTCCCGCTCACGCTGCGCGGAGTGCCGAAGGACGAGATCCGCAGGCGGGTCTGGGAGACGCTGGAGATCGCCGGTCTGTCCGGCTTCGGCAACCGCAAGCCCCGTGAGCTGTCCGGCGGTCAACAGCAGCGCGTCGCCCTCTGCCGCGCGCTGGTCTACCGGCCGCCGGTCATCCTCATGGACGAGCCGCTCGGCGCCCTGGACAAGAAGCTCCGCGACCAGCTCCAGGTCGAGATCAAGACCATTCAGCAGGAACTCGGTCTGACCGTCATCTATGTGACGCACGATCAGGAGGAGGCGCTGGTCATGTCCGACCGCATCGCGGTGATGCGCAACGGCCTGATCGAGCAGTTCGACACGCCCAGGGAACTGTTCGAACGCCCGAGGACCCCGTTCGTCGCGGACTTCCTCGGCGCGGCCAATTTCCTCCCCGGCCATGTGCTGCAGAACACCGACGAGCACACCGTGGTCCGCCTGGACCAGTCCGGCGGCCTGCTGAAGGCACGCCGCCACGACCTGGCCTCGGGAACCCAGGTCAAGGTCGCCGTCCAGCCGGGCCGATTGCGGGCCTGCGCCCTGGACGAAGGCTTCTGCGCGGGCACGGTGGAGACCGCCGCGTATGTGGGCACTCTGGTGCGCGCCGGCGTACGGGTCGACGGCGGGGACGCGCCGCTGCTGCGCCTGGAAGTACCCGCCGGCCGCGGACCCGTCACCGGCGAGCGGATCGGGATCACCGCCGACCCGGAGGACGTCAACCTCTTCCCCACCGAACAGGGAGGTTGA
- a CDS encoding ABC transporter substrate-binding protein has protein sequence MEAQRIGRRTLFRTAGGLAAAAALPTLAACGSGTSRAASGGGKGGGKTVVVRNSGGSWGDACQKAIFTPFTAETGINVQVTNVEGTQMLAQFKQGRPQFDLIDIGMMDLAKFTALDALEKLDLDRIKSLKSAKIPEPQVTGHAVAYSLYANCMGYRTDAFGGKKPESWADFWDTRAFKGSRSMCSADGDLPELEFALLADGVPMDKLYPLDVDRAFKVLSRLRSDIKKFWDSGPLPGVLLSRQEVTMSTVWDGRLAVLQKQGVPVARQLNGARRQFQGYGIAKGAAHVDAAYQLMDYSLRPEVQASLVKLFPSSPSSPVVYGKLTEEERNSLVGAPQYYDKGFDLDVDWWLKNEAAVNKRWLEWARG, from the coding sequence ATGGAAGCACAACGGATAGGCCGCAGAACTCTCTTCCGCACCGCCGGCGGTCTCGCCGCCGCTGCCGCCCTGCCGACGCTCGCCGCCTGTGGCAGCGGCACCAGCCGCGCCGCGTCCGGCGGCGGCAAGGGCGGCGGCAAGACGGTGGTCGTCCGCAACAGCGGCGGTTCCTGGGGCGACGCCTGCCAGAAGGCGATCTTCACGCCGTTCACCGCGGAGACTGGCATCAATGTCCAGGTCACCAACGTCGAGGGCACCCAGATGCTGGCGCAGTTCAAGCAGGGCCGTCCCCAGTTCGATCTCATCGACATCGGGATGATGGACCTCGCCAAGTTCACGGCCCTGGACGCCCTGGAGAAGCTGGACCTGGACCGGATCAAGAGCCTGAAGAGCGCGAAGATCCCCGAGCCCCAGGTCACCGGCCATGCCGTCGCCTACAGCCTCTACGCCAACTGCATGGGGTACCGTACCGACGCCTTCGGCGGCAAGAAGCCGGAGTCGTGGGCGGACTTCTGGGACACCAGGGCGTTCAAGGGCAGCCGTTCGATGTGCAGCGCGGACGGCGACCTGCCGGAGCTGGAGTTCGCGCTGCTGGCGGACGGCGTCCCGATGGACAAGCTGTACCCGCTCGACGTGGACCGCGCCTTCAAGGTGCTGAGCCGGCTGCGGTCCGACATCAAGAAGTTCTGGGACAGCGGCCCTCTCCCGGGTGTGCTCCTCAGTCGTCAGGAAGTGACGATGTCCACCGTCTGGGACGGCCGGCTCGCCGTTTTGCAGAAGCAGGGCGTCCCGGTCGCGAGGCAGCTCAACGGCGCCCGCCGCCAGTTCCAGGGGTACGGCATCGCCAAGGGCGCGGCCCACGTGGACGCCGCCTACCAGCTCATGGACTACTCGCTGCGCCCCGAGGTCCAGGCCAGCCTGGTCAAGCTCTTCCCGTCGAGCCCGTCTTCCCCGGTGGTCTACGGCAAGCTCACCGAGGAGGAGCGCAATTCACTCGTCGGTGCGCCGCAGTACTACGACAAGGGTTTCGACCTGGACGTCGACTGGTGGCTCAAGAACGAAGCCGCCGTCAACAAGCGTTGGTTGGAGTGGGCTCGTGGCTGA